The Desmonostoc muscorum LEGE 12446 genome includes a region encoding these proteins:
- the iolM gene encoding scyllo-inosose 3-dehydrogenase: MKALLAEATWTPKKQNLNKNLAVSGSLAWKDPQFSIIDKTLPAPRPDELLVRVKYCGICGSDLHVYETDPEGYIRFSGPTKLPIVLGHELSGEVVEVGKEVKGFFPGDIITTESILWCGHCTACRTGMPNQCENVELLGLTIDGGFAEYLTLKANYCWKLNHLQERYSIEEIYKIGTLIEPIGCAYNGIFISGGGLLPGAFAIVYGVGAIGLGAVMLLKAAGAAIVIAVDSIEERLQIAKLMGADYVYNIATTKDFSEVVQEITGGWGVDIQVEAAGAAKHTIPMMQRNIAKRGKIIYLGRAESEAFIDLNSLVSGAHTIVGSRGHSGYGIFNNVITMIHKGKLLGVENLVTSSFPFRDILNVLEFSRSRKNGKILIDMHSV; this comes from the coding sequence ATGAAAGCATTACTCGCTGAAGCAACATGGACACCAAAAAAACAAAATTTGAACAAAAATTTAGCTGTTTCAGGGAGCCTTGCATGGAAAGATCCACAGTTTAGTATTATTGATAAAACACTTCCTGCTCCTAGACCTGATGAGCTTCTAGTAAGAGTAAAATATTGTGGTATATGTGGCTCAGACCTTCATGTTTATGAGACAGATCCAGAAGGATATATTCGATTTTCTGGTCCTACCAAATTACCCATCGTTTTAGGACATGAGCTTTCAGGTGAAGTAGTCGAAGTCGGTAAAGAAGTTAAAGGATTTTTTCCGGGTGATATTATCACTACGGAGAGCATTTTGTGGTGTGGACACTGCACAGCTTGTCGCACAGGAATGCCCAATCAATGTGAAAATGTCGAACTGTTGGGATTAACAATCGATGGTGGCTTTGCTGAATATCTAACTCTGAAAGCAAATTATTGTTGGAAACTTAATCACTTGCAAGAAAGATATTCCATTGAAGAGATTTATAAAATAGGTACTTTAATAGAACCTATTGGTTGTGCTTATAACGGTATCTTTATATCAGGAGGTGGTTTATTACCTGGTGCATTTGCCATAGTTTATGGCGTAGGAGCAATTGGGCTAGGCGCTGTCATGTTGCTGAAAGCAGCAGGTGCAGCCATAGTAATAGCAGTCGATTCTATTGAAGAAAGACTCCAGATTGCGAAATTAATGGGAGCTGATTACGTTTACAATATAGCGACTACAAAAGATTTTTCTGAAGTAGTTCAAGAAATTACTGGAGGTTGGGGAGTCGATATCCAAGTTGAAGCCGCAGGAGCAGCTAAACACACTATCCCAATGATGCAAAGAAATATTGCCAAAAGAGGAAAAATTATTTATTTAGGTAGGGCAGAGTCAGAAGCATTTATAGACTTGAATAGTCTTGTAAGTGGCGCACATACAATAGTAGGTTCTCGTGGACATTCTGGGTATGGTATATTCAATAACGTCATCACTATGATTCACAAGGGAAAACTTTTAGGAGTTGAAAATCTTGTAACTTCATCTTTTCCCTTTAGAGACATATTAAATGTTTTAGAGTTTTCGCGTTCCAGAAAAAATGGGAAAATACTAATTGATATGCACTCTGTATAA
- a CDS encoding AAA-like domain-containing protein, protein MKQLKGTRKRGLVLTPTGLQRLQAAILAVEKAQNRGDRFTLQDLRVRMHVSTKTLSRLWSLNRGVDQKTLKLCFSAFKLELRSEDYTILSEPNNTENSKSSSLSLDTEEVNLSQSLYLESFITQDREQFENLWSYPDGPVPLDSPFYVDRPPIEELVYREVTQPGSLIWIRAPREMGKSSLVLRLLAFAQMQGYRTVNLNCNQIDASCLTDLNKLLRSLCWRVATELGIDPKLDDSWNDDIGSKLSCTLYLQSYLLKQSESPVVFVLNEIDSFFEHPQIAQELFACLHSWYEAARQDINLQKLRLVVVYSTDVYVWQDINHSPLNMGLPIRLSEFTKEQVEYLARRHGLNWSSGNEVTRLMSLVGGHPALIRIGLYYLCCQGITLENLIEEAIANGGIYRYHLWRHWAILQEKPNLAKAYAEVVTRTQNFSLNPVDAYKLESLGLIRYQSDRILPRCELYRAYFEKQLSTFFE, encoded by the coding sequence ATGAAACAACTTAAGGGCACGCGAAAGCGGGGACTTGTGCTAACTCCTACTGGGTTACAGCGATTGCAAGCGGCGATTTTAGCTGTGGAAAAGGCACAAAATAGAGGCGATCGCTTTACTCTACAAGATCTACGGGTTCGGATGCATGTTTCTACTAAAACTCTCAGCCGATTATGGTCGTTGAATAGAGGTGTAGATCAAAAAACCCTAAAATTGTGCTTTAGTGCCTTTAAGCTAGAATTACGCAGTGAAGACTATACAATCCTAAGCGAACCGAATAATACTGAAAACTCTAAAAGTTCCTCACTGAGTCTAGATACAGAAGAAGTAAATTTATCGCAGTCTTTGTACTTAGAATCATTTATTACCCAAGACCGCGAACAATTTGAAAATCTTTGGTCATATCCAGATGGCCCGGTGCCTCTAGATTCGCCCTTTTATGTCGATCGCCCCCCCATTGAAGAACTGGTTTATCGAGAAGTCACTCAACCAGGTTCTTTGATCTGGATTCGAGCGCCAAGAGAGATGGGTAAAAGCTCTCTGGTGCTACGGTTATTAGCTTTTGCACAGATGCAAGGTTATCGCACGGTGAACTTGAATTGTAACCAAATCGATGCCAGCTGTCTGACAGACTTAAATAAGCTTTTGCGTTCTCTTTGCTGGCGAGTTGCAACAGAATTAGGCATTGATCCGAAGCTCGATGATAGCTGGAATGATGACATAGGTTCTAAATTGAGTTGCACTTTATACTTACAATCTTATTTACTCAAGCAGAGCGAAAGCCCAGTGGTTTTTGTATTGAATGAGATTGACAGCTTTTTTGAACATCCTCAAATTGCTCAGGAGTTGTTTGCTTGCTTACACTCTTGGTATGAAGCAGCACGACAAGATATCAACTTGCAAAAGCTGAGGCTAGTGGTGGTTTACTCCACGGATGTCTATGTCTGGCAAGATATCAACCACTCGCCATTGAATATGGGGCTACCTATCCGCCTAAGTGAATTTACTAAAGAGCAAGTAGAATATTTAGCCAGAAGACATGGGTTAAACTGGTCTTCTGGAAACGAGGTTACGCGACTGATGTCGCTAGTGGGGGGACATCCAGCACTGATTCGGATTGGTCTGTATTATCTATGCTGCCAAGGAATCACCTTAGAAAATCTCATAGAAGAGGCGATCGCTAATGGTGGCATCTACCGCTATCATTTATGGCGACACTGGGCAATTCTGCAAGAAAAACCCAATTTAGCAAAGGCATATGCTGAAGTTGTCACCAGAACGCAAAACTTTTCTCTCAATCCCGTTGATGCTTATAAACTCGAAAGTTTGGGGTTGATTCGCTACCAGAGCGATCGCATCTTACCGCGTTGCGAACTCTATCGCGCTTACTTTGAAAAACAACTATCCACATTTTTTGAATGA
- the gntT gene encoding guanitoxin biosynthesis MATE family efflux transporter GntT: MLVNSDLQDRWILRYVKLAIANMLSNLMVPLSGMVSVSFLGHLQEFDHLAGVALATVVFNYLYRTFNFLRLSVTGTTAQATGRNDRESVLLIGLRNVLIALGFGLAVLLLQYPLRELGFIVLNNAPNVKAAGVDYFNMRIWGMPAVLVNMVLLGWLMGREQSGKVLALSVFGNLVNIVLSYYIIVRAGLDSKGAGLAQALSQYLMMVLALIWVKSEIQWTEIRALAPQLWDKSAWNDTIVLGRDLFVRTLAIGFTFSAFTNLFASIGTIAFAENVLVIEVMTLGIQILNGLSYATETLTGNFHGTNEKEKMIPMLSVSVSVCLIFAVGIALTCILFPQTVFGLLTNHTEITTQVDPYVPWLMSVLGLYAFVVSIEAYFFGLAERLILRNAAFIATGLVFIPTAAFAWKLQNVHLLWLAMSLFMVTRAGVQGIQIPKTLKLAAENLTAAENIQHH; this comes from the coding sequence ATGTTAGTAAATAGTGATTTACAAGACCGATGGATTCTTCGCTATGTGAAATTGGCGATCGCTAATATGCTCTCCAATTTGATGGTACCGCTCTCTGGAATGGTGAGCGTTTCCTTTTTGGGACACTTGCAAGAGTTCGATCATTTAGCTGGAGTTGCACTGGCGACAGTTGTATTTAATTACCTTTATCGAACATTCAATTTTTTGCGTCTATCTGTTACTGGAACAACTGCCCAAGCGACTGGAAGAAACGACCGAGAGTCAGTGCTGCTGATAGGCCTACGCAACGTTTTAATTGCGTTGGGCTTCGGGCTTGCTGTCTTGCTCCTGCAATACCCACTGCGAGAGTTGGGGTTTATTGTCTTGAACAATGCTCCAAATGTGAAAGCGGCAGGGGTGGACTACTTCAATATGCGGATTTGGGGTATGCCTGCGGTTCTAGTCAATATGGTGTTACTCGGTTGGCTGATGGGACGCGAACAAAGCGGGAAAGTCTTAGCTCTGTCAGTTTTTGGTAACCTTGTCAACATCGTTTTGAGTTACTACATTATTGTGCGAGCGGGTTTAGACAGCAAAGGAGCAGGCCTCGCACAAGCTTTGAGCCAATATCTGATGATGGTGTTGGCACTAATTTGGGTGAAGAGTGAAATCCAGTGGACAGAGATCCGCGCCCTCGCGCCTCAGCTTTGGGACAAATCTGCCTGGAATGATACCATCGTCCTGGGACGGGATCTTTTTGTGCGGACGCTTGCGATTGGCTTTACCTTCTCAGCTTTTACCAATCTGTTCGCCTCCATAGGAACGATCGCCTTTGCGGAAAATGTCTTGGTGATTGAAGTGATGACGCTGGGAATTCAAATACTCAATGGCTTGTCTTATGCGACAGAAACCTTGACAGGTAACTTTCATGGCACAAACGAAAAAGAGAAGATGATACCGATGTTGAGCGTTTCTGTAAGTGTATGTCTGATATTTGCAGTCGGCATTGCCCTTACCTGCATCCTTTTTCCTCAGACGGTATTTGGGCTACTCACAAATCACACAGAAATTACGACCCAAGTCGATCCCTATGTTCCTTGGCTAATGAGTGTGTTGGGTCTGTATGCGTTTGTCGTTTCAATTGAAGCTTACTTCTTTGGTTTGGCAGAAAGATTAATACTCCGAAATGCGGCTTTTATCGCAACTGGGTTAGTGTTTATTCCTACAGCAGCCTTTGCTTGGAAGTTGCAGAATGTTCATCTGTTATGGTTGGCGATGTCTTTATTCATGGTGACTAGAGCGGGAGTGCAGGGAATTCAAATTCCTAAAACATTGAAACTAGCGGCAGAGAATCTTACTGCTGCTGAAAATATTCAACATCATTGA
- a CDS encoding 3-oxoacyl-ACP synthase III family protein produces the protein MIYPPVGIRSIAVNFPSVIRTNDYWRKNYPDLVAKAEQKSLSKVFSPADSTPSNQFELEMSPYLKDPFRGTVERRILGPQESSLTLEYGAAREALAAANLYPEEVDLMIVASLWPENLLPGNAAFLAAKLGVRGAAWNLDSTCSNAMVALQNATALVRTGEYRNVLVVVSCTYSRFTDENDTLSWFFGDGAGAFVVGALKQNQGIISTKIVNTCATCDTFYNELTTDAEGKPRMLIRAAKHTNKVLSETAVDYLRECCLGAIATADVTLDEIQFFAFNTPTAWYSRLCIEALGIHPERTIDLYPQYANIGPMLPIANLYHGAQLGKIQENDLVLVYSIGSVSNAAATVMRWGNVALSPAGRSRTRDNLIEEACLVS, from the coding sequence ATGATTTATCCACCAGTAGGAATTCGTTCAATTGCAGTTAACTTTCCTAGTGTGATTCGTACTAATGATTATTGGCGAAAGAATTACCCTGATTTAGTTGCAAAAGCTGAGCAAAAAAGTCTATCAAAGGTATTTTCGCCTGCTGATTCCACCCCCAGCAATCAGTTTGAACTGGAAATGTCACCGTATCTCAAAGACCCTTTCCGTGGTACTGTTGAGCGCAGAATATTGGGTCCACAAGAGTCATCACTGACGCTTGAGTATGGTGCAGCAAGGGAGGCTTTAGCAGCGGCAAATCTGTATCCTGAAGAGGTGGATTTGATGATTGTTGCTTCACTTTGGCCGGAAAATCTTCTACCTGGCAATGCGGCTTTCCTTGCTGCTAAACTTGGTGTGCGCGGTGCGGCTTGGAATCTTGATTCTACCTGTTCTAATGCTATGGTTGCCTTGCAAAATGCCACTGCGCTGGTGCGAACTGGAGAGTATCGCAATGTATTGGTGGTAGTTTCTTGCACTTACTCTCGCTTTACTGACGAAAATGATACTCTCTCATGGTTTTTCGGTGATGGTGCTGGAGCCTTTGTGGTTGGGGCGCTGAAACAAAATCAGGGAATTATTAGCACCAAAATTGTGAACACATGTGCAACTTGTGATACCTTTTATAATGAATTAACCACGGATGCTGAGGGCAAGCCAAGGATGTTAATTCGGGCAGCTAAGCACACGAACAAAGTACTGAGTGAGACTGCTGTGGATTATTTGCGTGAGTGCTGCTTGGGTGCGATCGCTACCGCTGATGTTACCCTAGATGAAATTCAATTTTTTGCTTTTAATACACCCACTGCTTGGTATTCCCGCCTCTGCATCGAAGCACTGGGCATCCACCCAGAAAGGACAATTGACCTTTATCCCCAATATGCCAATATCGGACCAATGCTACCCATCGCTAATCTTTACCACGGCGCACAATTAGGCAAGATTCAGGAAAATGATTTGGTTCTTGTATACTCCATTGGTTCAGTATCTAATGCTGCTGCAACTGTAATGCGTTGGGGCAATGTTGCTCTAAGTCCGGCAGGTAGGTCTAGAACCAGAGATAATCTAATTGAAGAGGCTTGTTTGGTGAGTTAG
- a CDS encoding VOC family protein: MNQTLFHVTFPVTDLALAKTYYVDRLGCIPGRENHQLLIFNLHGHQFVAYLTKEILVPQPNIYPRHYGIIFTSKSDWEDVLKRAQQQELTFREKPRLRFPDSFIEHDTFFIEDPFYNFIEFKHYHHPEAIFGDFDYTKIEERV, translated from the coding sequence ATGAACCAAACTTTATTTCATGTTACCTTTCCTGTGACAGACCTGGCTCTGGCAAAAACATACTACGTCGATCGCCTGGGTTGCATTCCTGGTCGAGAAAACCATCAACTTTTAATTTTCAATCTCCACGGTCATCAATTTGTTGCTTATTTGACGAAAGAAATTCTTGTACCTCAACCCAACATCTACCCCAGGCATTATGGAATTATTTTCACCTCAAAATCTGATTGGGAAGATGTACTAAAAAGAGCGCAGCAGCAAGAACTTACTTTTAGAGAAAAACCAAGGTTACGTTTTCCTGATTCTTTTATAGAACATGACACCTTCTTTATAGAAGACCCCTTTTATAACTTTATCGAGTTTAAACATTATCATCACCCTGAAGCAATTTTTGGAGATTTTGACTATACGAAAATAGAAGAGCGAGTTTGA
- a CDS encoding alpha/beta fold hydrolase, translated as MLKFQPPGFGHKVIHTSLGAMVYYTQTNAPWAISDIENLRPLLFLHNFGGGASAYEWSKVYPAFASNYQILAPDLIGWGESAHPVRDYQIRDYLGAIAEFIIQTCHQPVTVVASSLTAAFAIRLAITQPNLFQRLFLVCPSGFDDFGQGAGRRLPLSVINTPLLDDFIYILGAENEIAVRNFLESFLFAKSQRVSQEMVEAYLTSAQQPNAKFAALAFLRGDLYFDLSLYIQQLTISTVMFWGEKAQFTNIKLGRRLANLNTNAIQKFYTIADAGVLPHLEVPEVVIGLLQRYLG; from the coding sequence ATGCTTAAGTTTCAACCTCCTGGCTTTGGACATAAAGTAATCCATACATCCTTGGGGGCAATGGTTTACTATACCCAAACGAATGCACCTTGGGCAATTTCTGACATTGAAAATTTACGCCCACTTCTGTTTTTGCATAACTTTGGTGGTGGCGCATCTGCATATGAATGGTCTAAAGTTTACCCAGCTTTTGCCTCAAATTACCAAATTTTAGCGCCTGATTTAATCGGTTGGGGAGAATCGGCTCATCCAGTCAGAGATTACCAAATTAGGGATTATCTGGGTGCGATCGCCGAATTTATCATCCAAACCTGCCACCAGCCAGTCACAGTAGTCGCTTCGTCCCTTACAGCCGCTTTTGCTATCCGCCTAGCTATTACCCAACCCAATTTATTCCAAAGATTATTTTTGGTGTGTCCTTCTGGATTTGATGACTTTGGACAGGGTGCCGGGCGCAGACTTCCGCTTTCGGTAATTAATACACCTCTGCTAGACGATTTTATTTATATTCTTGGTGCAGAAAATGAAATTGCCGTCCGAAACTTTTTAGAAAGTTTTCTCTTTGCCAAATCACAACGAGTATCCCAAGAAATGGTAGAAGCTTATTTAACTTCTGCACAACAACCTAATGCCAAATTTGCCGCTTTGGCATTTTTGCGGGGTGACCTTTATTTTGATTTGAGTTTATATATTCAACAACTAACAATTTCCACGGTAATGTTTTGGGGAGAAAAAGCACAATTTACTAACATCAAATTAGGACGACGATTGGCAAATTTAAATACAAATGCAATTCAAAAGTTTTATACGATCGCAGATGCCGGAGTCTTACCTCATTTAGAAGTACCAGAAGTTGTCATTGGTTTGTTGCAGCGATATCTTGGGTAG
- a CDS encoding zinc-dependent metalloprotease: MKYWVGKLAIFLVLLWNLLLVTDYAGANQLENIDVQSLNAFPVIENLASADNNFDNSRKEHFRRFSEIVKRSDKLEGLFTLYCSDDCGKIYLEIKPEQLNKNYLATVTLESGVGESGIYSGLPLADFLFYFRRINNKLHFVVRNVKFRTESISEQRSLARSFSDSVLYSLDIDGIHPFSKNILIDLDDLLMQDFPGLTLLLKYSLQADYHLDASKSYFGDVNSFPENIEIDSIYGFSSPEGANLVTVPDSRSLSLKVHYSFSQLRENNGYVPRLADDRVGYFITAFQNFSHNNLEEEFVRYINRWHLEPSDPNASLSPPKKPIVFWIENAVPLEYRDAISEGVLMWNKAFEKAGFQNAIEVQQMPDDADWQPGDVRYNTIRWFNSLDGGFAKGPTRVNPLTGEILDADIMVDANMVRSIRQTYHTYVESNNKGFGNKNITLASECKDREWGKGVTGGGLQLDGGNSQGLSSQKNSDVCYGKGFVNQATMGALALSILQNATPSSETMQEYVHQYLRSLIAHEVGHTLGLRHNFHGSTMLAPEELNNTEITHTKGLVGSVMDYLPVNVAPQGVQQGDYFPEIIGPYDEWAIEYGYKINPSVKIEPMIPEMEKTFLEKIALASPQPELSYATDEDISDINPLANVWDMSNNVLVYSQWQMDNARVMWQRLEKGYLSPGESYSNLRVLFHRVLLYYFSNAKLLSQYIGGQSFRRLHVGDDTSWAFLPVSLLKQRQALTKLQEYVFSENAFNFSPQLLNQLAPSRWQHWGSFVPNYRLDYPIHDRILSFQSAILRSLLDGDRLNRLQDIELKTQPGEALTIPELLDTLQTSIWTEVLAPGEFQPISSIRRSLQQEYLNILLGMMLHTTDAPEDGRTLAWYELRQLQKAIDARLKQLGENIDIYTLAHLQVSGDRITKALNAQLLSN; encoded by the coding sequence ATGAAATACTGGGTCGGGAAATTAGCAATCTTTTTAGTTTTACTGTGGAACTTGTTACTAGTAACGGATTACGCAGGAGCTAATCAACTTGAAAATATTGATGTGCAGTCATTGAATGCGTTCCCAGTAATTGAAAATTTAGCAAGTGCTGACAATAATTTTGACAACAGTAGAAAAGAACATTTTCGTCGATTTAGTGAAATAGTCAAAAGGTCAGATAAACTAGAGGGACTTTTCACACTTTATTGCAGTGATGACTGCGGTAAAATTTACTTAGAAATTAAACCAGAGCAGTTAAATAAAAATTATTTAGCCACAGTAACATTAGAATCTGGCGTTGGCGAAAGTGGAATTTATAGCGGGTTACCACTTGCTGATTTTTTGTTTTATTTCCGACGAATCAACAACAAATTGCATTTTGTTGTTCGGAATGTAAAATTTCGTACAGAAAGTATATCAGAACAGCGATCGCTTGCTCGTTCATTTAGCGATTCAGTTCTTTATTCACTCGACATAGATGGTATTCATCCCTTTAGTAAAAATATTTTAATTGACCTAGATGACTTGCTAATGCAGGATTTTCCAGGATTAACTCTCCTATTAAAATACTCTTTGCAGGCTGATTATCACTTGGACGCAAGCAAGTCTTATTTTGGTGATGTTAACAGCTTCCCCGAAAACATAGAGATTGATTCGATTTACGGTTTTTCCTCACCAGAAGGAGCAAATTTAGTCACCGTACCCGATAGCAGGTCACTTAGTCTCAAGGTACATTACAGTTTTTCACAACTAAGAGAAAACAACGGTTATGTTCCCAGACTTGCCGATGACAGAGTAGGATATTTTATTACTGCCTTCCAAAATTTTTCTCACAATAACCTTGAAGAAGAATTTGTGCGTTACATTAATCGTTGGCATTTAGAACCATCCGATCCTAACGCTTCTTTATCTCCACCCAAAAAACCAATTGTGTTTTGGATTGAAAATGCTGTGCCACTAGAGTATCGAGATGCAATTAGTGAAGGCGTCTTGATGTGGAACAAAGCATTTGAAAAAGCCGGATTCCAAAATGCCATTGAAGTACAACAAATGCCAGATGATGCTGATTGGCAACCAGGAGATGTGCGCTACAACACTATTCGCTGGTTCAATTCTCTGGATGGAGGTTTTGCCAAAGGACCAACCCGCGTCAACCCACTCACCGGAGAAATATTGGATGCAGATATTATGGTGGATGCGAATATGGTGCGCTCAATTCGCCAAACATATCACACCTATGTAGAGTCAAACAACAAGGGATTTGGGAATAAAAACATTACTTTAGCTTCAGAATGTAAAGATAGGGAGTGGGGAAAGGGGGTGACGGGTGGCGGTTTACAGTTGGACGGTGGTAACTCTCAAGGGTTGAGTTCACAAAAGAATTCTGATGTTTGCTATGGTAAGGGGTTTGTAAATCAGGCAACTATGGGGGCACTGGCGTTGTCAATTTTGCAAAACGCGACACCAAGTAGTGAAACCATGCAAGAATATGTGCATCAATATTTGCGTTCTCTCATTGCTCATGAAGTCGGACATACTCTCGGTTTGCGGCATAACTTTCACGGCAGCACTATGTTAGCACCCGAAGAGTTAAATAACACTGAAATTACTCACACTAAAGGTTTAGTGGGTTCGGTGATGGACTATCTACCCGTGAATGTGGCACCACAGGGAGTACAGCAAGGTGACTATTTTCCAGAGATTATTGGCCCTTACGACGAATGGGCAATTGAGTATGGTTATAAAATTAACCCATCGGTAAAAATTGAGCCAATGATTCCAGAAATGGAAAAAACTTTTTTGGAAAAGATTGCCTTGGCCTCGCCTCAACCAGAATTATCTTACGCAACAGATGAAGATATTTCAGACATCAATCCCTTAGCAAATGTTTGGGATATGAGTAATAATGTGCTAGTTTATTCCCAGTGGCAAATGGATAATGCCCGCGTCATGTGGCAGCGCCTTGAAAAAGGTTATTTATCACCAGGAGAAAGTTACAGTAACCTGCGTGTTTTATTCCATAGAGTACTTCTATATTATTTTAGTAACGCTAAATTGCTCTCTCAATATATTGGGGGACAATCGTTTCGGCGTCTCCATGTTGGTGATGATACTTCCTGGGCATTTCTACCAGTTTCACTATTAAAACAACGTCAAGCATTGACTAAATTACAAGAATATGTATTTAGCGAAAATGCTTTTAATTTTTCACCGCAATTATTGAATCAGTTAGCACCATCGCGGTGGCAACATTGGGGTAGTTTTGTACCGAACTACCGCCTTGATTATCCGATTCACGATCGCATTTTGAGTTTCCAAAGCGCTATACTGCGATCGCTATTAGATGGCGATCGCTTAAATCGGTTACAAGATATAGAATTAAAAACCCAGCCTGGGGAAGCACTCACCATTCCAGAATTGTTAGACACCCTGCAAACAAGCATCTGGACAGAAGTTTTAGCCCCTGGGGAATTCCAGCCGATTTCTAGCATCCGGCGTTCATTGCAACAAGAATATCTAAATATTTTGCTAGGGATGATGTTGCATACTACTGATGCCCCTGAAGATGGTCGGACACTGGCGTGGTATGAATTGCGACAACTGCAAAAAGCCATAGATGCCAGACTCAAACAACTCGGTGAAAACATCGATATTTACACCTTAGCCCACTTACAAGTTTCTGGCGATCGCATTACTAAAGCATTAAACGCGCAGTTACTCTCAAACTAA
- a CDS encoding HugZ family pyridoxamine 5'-phosphate oxidase codes for MSQVENIQAEYEKFPEQFESIIISTVSAEGIPNASYAPFVMDDAKNIYIYVSGLATHTTNLYANPHVSVLFIEDEAKSNQIFGRSRLSFDCTATLIERETDKWNQIVDQFQGRFGQIIEVLRGLSDFRIFQLTPREGRFVIGFGAIYNISGDNLYQLVQVTPDSNQNQG; via the coding sequence ATGAGTCAAGTAGAAAACATTCAAGCTGAGTACGAAAAGTTTCCTGAGCAATTTGAAAGTATAATTATTAGCACTGTTAGCGCAGAGGGAATACCTAATGCTAGTTATGCTCCCTTTGTGATGGATGACGCCAAGAATATCTACATTTATGTCAGTGGTCTTGCAACTCATACCACAAATCTTTATGCCAATCCTCATGTTAGTGTTTTGTTTATTGAGGATGAAGCCAAGAGTAACCAAATTTTTGGTCGTAGCCGTTTGAGTTTTGATTGTACGGCAACTTTGATAGAGCGGGAAACTGACAAATGGAATCAAATTGTTGACCAATTTCAAGGGCGATTTGGTCAAATTATAGAAGTTTTACGCGGCTTGTCTGATTTTCGGATTTTCCAGCTAACTCCCCGTGAAGGTCGTTTCGTAATAGGTTTTGGGGCAATTTATAATATTAGTGGTGATAACCTTTATCAACTTGTTCAAGTCACACCAGATAGTAACCAAAACCAAGGATGA